In Paenibacillus hexagrammi, the following are encoded in one genomic region:
- a CDS encoding 2-oxo-4-hydroxy-4-carboxy-5-ureidoimidazoline decarboxylase, with product MAVKGQTKESIFVAIRTRVEGVWEEEKTRALQEVCKIGRFRLSDVVHVTEGEAAET from the coding sequence ATGGCGGTGAAGGGACAAACGAAGGAAAGCATTTTTGTGGCGATCCGGACTCGGGTTGAGGGAGTTTGGGAGGAAGAGAAGACGCGGGCGCTACAGGAGGTTTGTAAGATTGGACGCTTCCGATTGAGTGATGTGGTGCATGTAACTGAAGGTGAGGCTGCGGAGACATGA
- the uraD gene encoding 2-oxo-4-hydroxy-4-carboxy-5-ureidoimidazoline decarboxylase translates to MKLTLNEINGMSKSEFIDAFGGIFEHSPWVARQAWEGAPFSSIGSLISAFEHGIWQADESIQIKLLRSHPDLGTRVQMTDHSVREQAGAGLDALSAEEYAELLS, encoded by the coding sequence GTGAAACTGACACTAAATGAGATTAATGGAATGAGTAAAAGTGAATTCATAGATGCTTTTGGCGGGATATTTGAGCATTCACCGTGGGTGGCGCGGCAAGCTTGGGAGGGGGCGCCTTTTTCGTCGATTGGGAGCCTAATCTCGGCTTTTGAACATGGGATATGGCAGGCGGATGAATCCATTCAGATCAAGCTCTTACGGTCGCATCCGGATCTTGGAACACGCGTACAAATGACGGACCACTCGGTGCGGGAGCAGGCGGGCGCTGGTTTGGATGCCCTGTCGGCGGAGGAATACGCGGAGCTTTTGAGCTGA
- a CDS encoding flavin-containing monooxygenase: MSIEALNDRVKTDLSYLAYGGANWVRPREHSEGHVYDVVIVGAGQSGLGIAFALLRERVTNILLIDENHEGYEGPWETYARMVTLRTPKHLTSVDLGIPSLTFRSWWEAQFGPDGWEAVGKIPRVDWMNYLRWYRQVLNLPVRNEVKLKLIEPTDDGIHRLHIQGTGAPSEKLLTRKVVLATGIQGGGEWHVPSMIKEKLPRTTYAHTSESINFEKLKGKKIAVLGGGASAFDNANFALTEGVAEAHIFVRRKEMPRINPIRQMEFSGMIEHYAALPDADKYAAMVHFFKHNQPPTNDTFERAASWPGFQLHLGAPWLDVEHVGEGVRVSTPQGKFTFDFLIISTGLLTDPALRPELRLVVGHIERWGDRYQAPDELANPVIDAHPYLSRGFAFQGRDAEGKKLLHGIFSFSYSALISCGISASALSGMRYGIPRLVSAITDQLFLDDREEILKNFYAYDEVEFVGKWPRNAL; this comes from the coding sequence ATGAGCATAGAAGCTTTAAATGATCGTGTAAAAACGGATCTTTCTTATCTGGCTTACGGGGGCGCTAACTGGGTTCGACCTCGGGAACACTCTGAAGGGCATGTTTATGATGTTGTTATTGTTGGCGCTGGGCAGAGCGGCTTGGGTATTGCTTTTGCATTACTGCGTGAGAGGGTCACAAATATTCTGCTTATCGATGAGAACCATGAAGGCTATGAAGGCCCCTGGGAAACGTACGCGCGAATGGTCACGCTCAGAACACCGAAGCATCTTACTTCTGTAGACTTAGGCATACCTTCACTTACGTTCCGTTCTTGGTGGGAAGCGCAGTTTGGTCCTGATGGTTGGGAGGCCGTTGGGAAAATTCCCCGAGTCGACTGGATGAACTACCTTCGCTGGTATCGCCAAGTATTAAATCTGCCTGTGAGGAATGAGGTAAAGCTGAAGCTGATCGAGCCTACGGATGATGGTATCCATCGTCTTCATATCCAAGGGACTGGAGCACCGAGTGAAAAGCTGTTGACTCGAAAGGTGGTCCTTGCGACGGGGATTCAGGGAGGCGGCGAGTGGCACGTTCCGTCTATGATCAAGGAAAAACTGCCGAGAACGACGTATGCACATACTTCGGAATCGATTAATTTTGAAAAGCTAAAAGGAAAGAAGATTGCTGTTCTTGGAGGAGGCGCATCAGCATTCGATAATGCCAATTTTGCCTTGACGGAAGGGGTGGCGGAAGCGCATATTTTTGTCCGGCGAAAAGAAATGCCGCGGATCAACCCGATTCGCCAGATGGAGTTTTCCGGTATGATCGAGCATTACGCGGCTCTACCGGATGCCGATAAGTATGCGGCGATGGTTCATTTTTTCAAGCATAATCAGCCTCCTACGAATGATACCTTTGAGAGGGCGGCATCATGGCCTGGTTTCCAACTGCATCTAGGAGCTCCATGGTTGGATGTAGAGCATGTAGGGGAAGGGGTTAGAGTAAGTACACCACAGGGAAAGTTTACTTTTGATTTCCTAATAATTAGTACAGGGCTGCTCACCGACCCGGCGCTGCGTCCCGAGCTTAGATTAGTGGTAGGGCATATTGAGAGATGGGGTGATCGCTACCAAGCTCCGGATGAACTGGCGAATCCCGTCATTGACGCTCATCCATATCTCAGTAGGGGCTTTGCTTTTCAGGGCCGCGATGCAGAAGGGAAAAAGTTACTCCACGGAATATTCAGCTTCAGCTATTCGGCATTAATCAGCTGTGGAATATCGGCTTCTGCACTATCGGGAATGAGATATGGAATTCCTAGACTTGTGTCGGCGATAACAGACCAACTGTTTCTAGATGATCGAGAGGAAATATTAAAGAACTTCTATGCTTATGATGAAGTAGAATTCGTCGGCAAATGGCCGAGAAATGCGCTGTAA
- a CDS encoding YwmB family TATA-box binding protein, translating to MKKLWLFSMIWLAITSFIFGWVRHADAQGENDSQYLLESMKPYMSETDHITFKYTGFYGSCGTSKDELVRVGSELSEEFGLPVNHELSESNGHPVYSAVTNALQSSSLTLIVAEPQNSSACYVVLRLDASSEEQLAEMLKWQEAADQHWDKLSVEGQWNVMVQGMVSQQQLSRDEDPSHFMNQMVHTFKGQVAESYTDQGTISVSLVSAGFHHFIKSGSNPIELQIALHRESDTGVWRLTAGTPVITSEY from the coding sequence ATGAAAAAACTATGGTTATTCTCCATGATCTGGCTGGCAATCACAAGCTTTATATTCGGTTGGGTTCGTCATGCTGATGCACAAGGGGAAAACGATTCGCAGTATCTGCTAGAAAGTATGAAACCATATATGTCCGAAACCGATCATATCACATTTAAATACACGGGATTTTATGGCTCCTGCGGGACTTCTAAAGATGAGCTGGTACGAGTCGGCAGCGAATTGTCAGAGGAGTTTGGTTTGCCAGTGAACCACGAACTCAGTGAATCTAACGGACATCCCGTATATTCGGCTGTAACCAATGCGCTGCAGAGCTCCTCGCTGACGCTCATTGTAGCTGAGCCTCAAAACAGCAGTGCTTGTTACGTAGTGCTTCGTCTAGATGCTTCTTCAGAGGAGCAGCTAGCTGAAATGCTAAAATGGCAGGAAGCTGCCGATCAGCACTGGGACAAGCTTTCTGTGGAAGGTCAGTGGAATGTCATGGTGCAAGGAATGGTTTCACAGCAGCAGTTAAGTCGAGACGAGGACCCAAGTCATTTCATGAATCAAATGGTACATACGTTTAAGGGACAAGTGGCAGAGTCATATACCGATCAAGGGACCATTAGTGTATCCCTGGTATCTGCAGGCTTTCATCATTTCATCAAGAGCGGAAGCAATCCAATTGAACTGCAAATCGCACTTCACCGTGAATCGGATACTGGAGTGTGGAGGCTAACAGCAGGTACGCCGGTTATTACAAGTGAGTACTGA
- a CDS encoding VOC family protein, which yields MAVKKMEHVGIMVANLEASIRFYEEVIGLKHKGTLLHTNGVIRLAFLGFDVHGETEVELIEGYNANLPQEGKVHHLAFTVDHIDEEYARIQGLGVEQLDEQLTTLPNGSRYFFFNGLDGERIEFFESTR from the coding sequence ATGGCAGTGAAAAAAATGGAGCATGTCGGTATCATGGTCGCCAATTTAGAAGCATCTATTCGTTTTTATGAGGAAGTCATCGGTCTCAAGCATAAAGGAACTCTATTACATACCAATGGAGTCATTCGACTGGCGTTCTTGGGCTTTGACGTTCATGGAGAAACCGAAGTTGAACTGATCGAAGGCTACAATGCTAACCTTCCTCAGGAAGGGAAAGTTCATCATCTTGCTTTTACCGTGGATCACATTGATGAGGAGTACGCAAGGATCCAAGGTCTTGGTGTGGAGCAGCTGGACGAACAATTAACAACTTTGCCAAACGGCTCCAGATACTTCTTCTTTAACGGCCTAGACGGCGAACGAATCGAATTCTTTGAATCTACTCGATAA
- a CDS encoding CheR family methyltransferase yields the protein MVYDESNFEDWGEQHEEERESIEIDLLLEGLHRYYGYDFRSYVRSSIRRRIQNRIKLEKLTTITALLEKILHDRSMGERLIKDFSINVTEMFRDPSFFRAFRSKIAPQLRELPEIRIWHAGCSTGEEVLSMAILLEEEGLLNKTSIYATDMNGDVVNKARSRAYPLSRMQGYTKNYLQSGGIREFSSYYTTDHEYAYFASRLMQRITFFQHNLVTDRSFNEFHVIVCRNVLIYFDMSLQNRTMDLFHESLCASGFLGLGSKESLLYADKVGHYEPVDSLEKLYKKTY from the coding sequence ATGGTATACGATGAATCGAATTTCGAGGATTGGGGAGAGCAGCATGAAGAGGAACGGGAATCCATAGAGATTGATCTGCTCCTTGAAGGGCTGCATCGCTACTATGGTTACGATTTTCGAAGCTATGTAAGAAGCTCCATCCGACGCAGAATTCAGAACCGCATTAAGCTGGAGAAATTGACAACGATAACTGCCTTACTGGAAAAAATATTGCACGACCGCTCCATGGGAGAACGGTTGATCAAGGACTTCTCTATTAATGTGACTGAGATGTTTCGCGACCCAAGCTTCTTTCGGGCGTTTCGCAGCAAGATAGCTCCTCAACTTAGGGAGCTCCCGGAAATCCGCATCTGGCACGCCGGCTGCTCTACAGGTGAGGAAGTCCTTTCCATGGCGATTCTTCTCGAAGAAGAGGGCTTGCTCAATAAGACGAGCATCTATGCGACGGACATGAACGGTGATGTTGTGAATAAAGCGCGCAGCAGAGCTTATCCGTTATCACGCATGCAAGGATATACCAAGAACTACCTTCAGTCCGGCGGTATTCGAGAGTTCTCATCGTACTACACAACGGACCATGAGTATGCGTACTTTGCTTCCCGTCTGATGCAGAGAATCACATTCTTTCAGCATAACTTGGTGACAGACCGTTCTTTTAATGAATTTCACGTCATCGTCTGCCGCAACGTCTTGATCTACTTTGATATGTCCTTGCAAAACCGCACGATGGATTTGTTTCATGAAAGTCTCTGCGCATCCGGGTTCTTGGGTCTAGGCAGCAAAGAGTCACTCCTTTATGCGGATAAAGTCGGGCATTATGAGCCTGTCGATAGCCTTGAAAAGCTGTACAAAAAGACGTATTGA
- a CDS encoding response regulator, with product MKKGSDSRLWQNLRMGIRLKILLGYIFIIICTSISFILVNNQVASMQNDRNYVIQHDFEVRDETSRLEKYVIGMETEQRGYLLTGMESYLSAYEDNQVHWQESYSKLVRLISDNPEQLKNLASVRSLIEHWLNETAVPLMELKQAGKEGQIASFYKDDKGSVDMAQIREWLDAFRTKEKELTELRANQLDESNLILTNTIYGIILFVAIFSIVVALIISKSIVGTIMQINRTIARIASSQGMLSQRIHVHINDEMKDLAESTNQLLEKQEESRWLQERLTEIVTLLQGVTETNMMGQLFMNKIAEMMDAAYGVFYIRSMKGPKKQLTKLASFAAQGDSAAGELIEWGEGLVGQCALENRIFHLTEVPNGYISISSGLGASNPSSLLIAPVEYNNQVVAVIELASFQFFSPTQLELFQEILQSFGTTIHSVESRVEVERLLRESQVLTEELQTQAEELQTQQEELRITNEQLEEQIRYSDERTTELEIIKVELEEYAKQLKQGSQYKSEFLANMSHELRTPLNSMLILSQMLADNQEGRLSKDEQEYARVIHSSGRDLLVLINDILDLSKVEAGVLDIHIDGVLMPELAELIQTEFTPQAEHRKLSFEVVVDANVPQHVYTDGHRVQQIVKNLLANAFKFTHEGSVSLKMSLCERERVMLLLPKAGNAEVLAISVTDTGIGIPKDKHSLIFEAFQQADGTTNRKYGGTGLGLSISRELIQLLGGCLTLESKEGHGSTFTVYIPSLIPEHSDSQGAWREAAASQAARPVQVNHDSVMEKESGLAPAMPETSTFKGKRVLVVDDDVRNVFALTNALENEGMIVIVAHDGGECLEQLEKGMKVDLVLMDIMMPVMDGYEAMREIRKRAHYENLPIIALTAKAMKHDREICLEAGASDYISKPLHLNQLFSLMRVWLTN from the coding sequence ATGAAAAAAGGAAGTGATTCAAGATTGTGGCAGAACCTTCGAATGGGGATAAGACTTAAGATTCTATTAGGTTATATTTTTATTATTATATGCACATCCATATCATTCATTTTAGTTAACAATCAGGTTGCATCCATGCAGAACGATCGCAATTATGTGATTCAACATGATTTTGAAGTACGTGATGAGACTAGCCGCCTAGAAAAATATGTCATAGGAATGGAAACGGAGCAGAGGGGCTACCTTCTTACCGGTATGGAGTCTTATTTAAGTGCCTACGAGGATAACCAGGTACATTGGCAGGAATCGTACAGCAAGCTGGTTAGACTCATATCAGATAATCCTGAGCAATTAAAAAACTTAGCGTCCGTTCGGTCATTAATTGAACATTGGCTGAACGAAACGGCCGTTCCCTTGATGGAATTGAAGCAAGCGGGCAAAGAAGGCCAGATTGCAAGTTTCTATAAAGACGATAAGGGTAGTGTCGATATGGCACAGATCCGTGAATGGCTTGATGCATTTCGGACAAAGGAAAAGGAGCTGACGGAGCTAAGAGCGAACCAGCTGGATGAGAGCAATCTAATTCTAACGAATACTATATATGGAATTATCCTATTTGTGGCTATATTTTCCATCGTCGTTGCCCTGATTATTTCAAAATCCATCGTAGGTACGATCATGCAGATTAACCGTACGATTGCTAGAATTGCCTCATCGCAGGGAATGCTCAGTCAAAGAATTCATGTCCATATTAACGACGAGATGAAGGACTTGGCTGAGTCCACCAATCAATTGCTGGAGAAACAGGAAGAGAGCCGCTGGCTTCAAGAACGCTTGACGGAAATCGTCACTCTGCTGCAAGGAGTCACCGAGACGAATATGATGGGGCAATTGTTTATGAACAAGATCGCCGAGATGATGGACGCAGCCTATGGCGTTTTTTACATTCGTTCGATGAAAGGCCCCAAGAAGCAATTAACGAAGCTCGCATCGTTTGCGGCCCAAGGAGACAGTGCTGCAGGAGAGCTGATCGAATGGGGCGAAGGTTTGGTCGGGCAATGCGCTCTGGAGAACCGTATCTTTCATCTGACGGAGGTTCCGAACGGATATATCTCGATTTCTTCGGGCTTAGGAGCGAGCAACCCCAGCAGTCTGCTTATAGCGCCTGTTGAATACAACAATCAAGTCGTTGCTGTCATCGAATTAGCATCCTTTCAGTTTTTTTCGCCTACACAATTGGAATTATTTCAGGAGATACTGCAATCCTTTGGAACAACCATTCACAGTGTCGAGAGCCGTGTAGAGGTAGAACGACTGCTTAGAGAATCGCAAGTACTGACCGAAGAGCTGCAGACGCAGGCAGAAGAATTGCAGACTCAGCAAGAAGAACTGAGAATTACTAATGAACAGCTGGAGGAGCAAATTCGTTATTCGGATGAGCGGACTACAGAACTGGAAATAATTAAGGTTGAATTAGAGGAATATGCCAAACAATTGAAGCAAGGCTCGCAGTACAAATCAGAATTTCTGGCCAATATGTCCCATGAGCTCCGCACCCCGCTGAATAGTATGCTGATTCTATCCCAAATGCTTGCTGACAATCAGGAGGGACGGCTCTCAAAGGATGAGCAGGAATATGCCCGTGTCATTCACTCTTCAGGTAGGGATTTGCTAGTACTCATTAACGATATATTGGATCTTTCCAAAGTAGAAGCGGGTGTGCTCGATATTCACATTGATGGGGTTCTCATGCCTGAATTGGCTGAACTCATTCAAACGGAGTTCACTCCACAAGCCGAGCACAGAAAACTTAGCTTTGAAGTTGTGGTGGATGCCAATGTTCCACAGCATGTTTACACAGACGGGCACAGAGTTCAGCAGATCGTTAAAAACCTGTTGGCTAACGCCTTTAAATTTACTCATGAGGGATCAGTTAGTCTTAAAATGTCTTTATGTGAACGTGAGCGTGTCATGCTGCTGCTGCCTAAAGCAGGGAACGCCGAGGTGTTGGCTATTTCAGTTACAGATACGGGAATAGGTATTCCTAAGGACAAGCATTCCCTCATCTTTGAAGCTTTTCAACAAGCGGATGGCACAACGAATCGAAAATACGGTGGAACAGGGCTGGGGCTGTCTATATCCCGTGAGCTCATCCAGCTGCTGGGGGGCTGCTTGACCTTGGAAAGTAAAGAAGGCCATGGCAGCACATTTACCGTCTACATCCCTTCTCTAATTCCGGAGCACAGTGACTCTCAAGGAGCTTGGAGAGAAGCTGCAGCCTCTCAAGCTGCACGTCCGGTACAAGTTAATCATGATTCCGTTATGGAGAAGGAATCCGGACTTGCGCCTGCGATGCCGGAAACCAGCACCTTCAAAGGAAAACGGGTATTAGTTGTCGATGATGACGTTCGGAACGTGTTTGCTCTGACTAACGCGCTTGAGAACGAAGGCATGATCGTAATCGTCGCTCACGATGGCGGGGAGTGTCTGGAACAGCTGGAGAAGGGAATGAAGGTAGATCTGGTTCTGATGGACATCATGATGCCGGTCATGGACGGCTATGAAGCGATGCGTGAGATCAGAAAACGAGCGCATTATGAGAATCTTCCGATTATCGCATTAACGGCTAAAGCGATGAAGCACGACCGCGAAATTTGCCTGGAGGCAGGAGCCTCTGATTACATCAGTAAACCGCTCCATTTGAATCAATTGTTTTCCCTGATGCGTGTATGGCTGACAAATTAG
- the hisC gene encoding histidinol-phosphate transaminase: MSNYPVTGSIRPREALQVMKPYSPGKPIWEVQQEWGLEKVIKLASNENPLGPSPKAAAAIQACLSDLNRYPDADTSVLKEAIAAKLGFTSEQLIVTNGAGELITLISEAFLEANDEIVVPSPTFSEYEFGAALMGTRLITVPLLTKDRYDVDGILAAVTERTKIVYICSPNNPTGTYMSKPELQRLMDTLPGHVLTVFDGAYSEFADAADYSDGLELVRRGYPILIIRTFSKVYGLAGIRVGYGIADGSIVNAIRQVKEPFNVNALAQAGAIAALEDDEHLEATRESNRRGRKQLYEGLSQLGMHCEESMSNFLWVRLGTDAGLLYNQLMQRGVIVRYGGNWGYPEHVRISVGSFEENERLLKELRTLL, from the coding sequence ATGTCAAATTATCCTGTTACCGGTTCGATTCGGCCTCGTGAGGCGCTGCAAGTTATGAAGCCGTATTCCCCTGGGAAGCCCATCTGGGAGGTCCAGCAAGAATGGGGACTTGAGAAAGTTATCAAGCTTGCCTCAAACGAAAATCCGCTCGGACCTTCTCCCAAAGCAGCCGCAGCCATTCAAGCCTGCCTATCGGATTTAAACCGATATCCCGATGCGGACACGAGCGTGTTAAAAGAAGCAATAGCAGCCAAGCTGGGATTCACGAGTGAACAATTGATCGTCACAAACGGTGCGGGGGAGCTGATTACTCTAATTTCAGAAGCGTTCCTGGAAGCGAATGATGAAATTGTTGTTCCTTCTCCCACCTTCAGTGAATATGAGTTTGGAGCTGCATTGATGGGGACGCGTCTCATCACTGTTCCACTGCTTACGAAGGACAGGTATGACGTGGATGGTATCCTTGCAGCTGTTACCGAGCGGACCAAAATCGTATATATTTGTTCCCCTAACAATCCAACTGGGACTTATATGAGTAAGCCAGAGCTTCAGCGTCTGATGGACACTCTCCCCGGACATGTACTTACCGTTTTCGACGGAGCATACAGCGAATTTGCCGATGCGGCGGATTACAGCGACGGGCTTGAATTGGTGAGGCGGGGCTATCCCATTCTGATCATCCGAACCTTTTCCAAAGTATATGGACTAGCGGGAATTCGCGTGGGGTATGGAATCGCCGATGGCTCCATCGTGAATGCGATTCGCCAAGTCAAAGAGCCGTTCAACGTGAATGCCCTGGCACAGGCAGGCGCCATCGCTGCCCTTGAGGATGATGAGCATCTGGAAGCAACCCGGGAGTCGAACCGTCGCGGAAGGAAACAGCTGTATGAAGGTCTCTCTCAGCTAGGAATGCACTGTGAGGAAAGCATGAGCAACTTCCTATGGGTCAGGCTCGGAACAGATGCCGGGCTGCTTTATAACCAGTTGATGCAGCGCGGTGTTATTGTACGCTATGGAGGCAACTGGGGATACCCTGAGCATGTGAGGATTTCGGTCGGCAGCTTCGAGGAGAATGAACGGCTTCTCAAGGAGCTTCGGACGCTGCTGTAA
- a CDS encoding helix-turn-helix domain-containing protein yields MAIKGQTFRHYPESIKTEAIRLHEVEGWSYREITEHLGIYDKGRVKKWMSKYRECGEESFKDKRGGPFRAETEQERLIRQLQLEVDVLKKWLQILSREVHKINTTS; encoded by the coding sequence ATGGCGATCAAAGGACAAACGTTTAGACATTATCCAGAATCCATCAAGACAGAGGCTATTCGTTTACATGAGGTGGAGGGTTGGAGCTACCGAGAAATCACAGAACATTTGGGGATATATGATAAGGGACGGGTCAAGAAGTGGATGAGTAAATACCGTGAGTGCGGCGAAGAAAGTTTTAAGGACAAGCGTGGAGGCCCCTTTCGAGCAGAGACAGAGCAAGAGCGACTAATTCGACAGTTGCAATTAGAGGTAGATGTGCTAAAAAAGTGGTTACAAATCTTGAGTCGGGAGGTGCACAAGATAAATACTACGTCATAG
- a CDS encoding IS3 family transposase, which produces MVTNLESGGAQDKYYVIDELKEQQSVKELCSYLGVSRSGYYAYVKRRTTDPDGELKLKILAIYEQRKKILGYRRIQDELYRQHNLIVNHKKVLRLMQELGIKSIIRRKYKYQTSHEAAISDGRVAENLLKRNFHADGPNQKWVTDVTQYRVFDDRVYLSAIKDLWNGEIVAYHISNRNDNPLVLDTFRKAFKAHKDVSGLIVHSDQGSQYTSHAYHDMLPKVGARISMSRRGNCYDNASMESFFSHLKVEALYPYDIRSIEEVQRRIEEFIRFYNEERAQKKLNKLTPVEYRRQLVA; this is translated from the coding sequence GTGGTTACAAATCTTGAGTCGGGAGGTGCACAAGATAAATACTACGTCATAGATGAGTTGAAGGAGCAGCAAAGCGTGAAAGAGTTATGTTCTTATTTGGGAGTAAGCAGAAGTGGTTACTACGCCTATGTAAAGCGTAGGACAACAGATCCTGATGGAGAACTAAAGCTCAAAATCTTGGCGATCTACGAGCAGCGTAAGAAGATTCTAGGGTACCGCCGTATTCAAGATGAGTTGTATCGTCAGCATAACCTTATCGTCAATCATAAGAAGGTTTTGCGCCTTATGCAAGAACTTGGCATCAAGTCAATTATCCGCCGCAAATATAAGTATCAAACGAGTCATGAAGCAGCTATATCCGACGGGAGAGTGGCCGAGAACTTGCTAAAGCGGAACTTCCATGCCGACGGTCCAAATCAAAAGTGGGTTACAGATGTTACGCAATATCGTGTGTTCGATGATCGGGTCTACTTATCGGCCATAAAGGATCTCTGGAACGGCGAAATTGTGGCTTATCACATCAGTAACCGTAACGACAATCCGCTTGTATTAGATACGTTTAGAAAAGCATTTAAAGCGCATAAAGACGTGTCTGGATTGATCGTTCACAGCGATCAAGGAAGCCAGTACACGTCTCATGCTTACCACGACATGCTGCCAAAGGTTGGCGCCCGAATCAGCATGTCCCGCCGAGGCAATTGTTATGATAATGCCTCTATGGAAAGTTTCTTCTCTCATTTGAAAGTGGAAGCTCTCTATCCCTATGATATCCGAAGTATCGAGGAAGTACAAAGGCGAATTGAGGAATTTATTCGATTTTATAACGAGGAAAGAGCACAGAAAAAACTAAACAAGCTGACTCCGGTTGAGTACCGGCGCCAGCTTGTTGCCTAG
- a CDS encoding substrate-binding domain-containing protein, giving the protein MDIDPEKRFAGIEEGRSTVLVLMPNIRHQTSDSSYWGKILEGISRELGRRGADMLTLTLNSAEGLNGSLRPQSLAGVIGVGAISRSLLLEVHRLGLPLILLDHDDPFISADQVFAGNRESAYRIVQYLLGLDHRSIHFVGNTKFSKSFLERWQGFREALEEAGLAYRPEPFEKLLHLEELDSQIQEEQIREILKPHIGRNTLPSALVCANDRIAFSVVQALRSLGLSVPEDVSVTGFDNIDPEYPNMPELTTVNVTKETLGKRGADVLFWRMANRDLPAETILIRGEVLIRNSAATPRIYDLPQGQPASDH; this is encoded by the coding sequence GTGGATATTGATCCAGAGAAGCGTTTTGCTGGAATCGAAGAAGGGCGCAGCACGGTACTTGTTCTAATGCCCAATATTCGCCACCAGACCAGCGATTCCAGCTACTGGGGCAAAATTTTAGAGGGCATCTCCAGAGAATTGGGGCGCCGGGGCGCCGACATGCTTACCTTGACGCTGAATTCAGCGGAGGGCTTGAACGGAAGCTTGCGTCCGCAAAGCTTGGCCGGCGTCATCGGTGTAGGAGCGATTTCGCGTTCCTTGCTTTTGGAGGTGCATCGGCTTGGCTTGCCGCTGATACTCCTTGACCACGACGATCCCTTTATTTCGGCTGACCAGGTGTTCGCGGGCAATCGCGAGAGTGCCTATCGGATCGTACAATATTTGCTGGGACTGGACCACCGCAGCATTCATTTCGTCGGTAACACTAAATTTTCGAAGAGCTTTCTGGAGCGCTGGCAAGGATTTCGAGAAGCATTGGAAGAAGCGGGACTTGCCTATCGTCCCGAACCTTTCGAGAAGCTCTTGCACCTAGAGGAGCTGGACAGTCAAATTCAGGAAGAGCAAATTCGTGAAATTCTCAAGCCTCATATTGGACGCAACACCCTGCCTTCCGCACTAGTGTGTGCGAATGACCGCATCGCCTTCTCAGTCGTTCAAGCGCTAAGATCACTAGGACTCTCCGTGCCTGAGGATGTGTCGGTAACAGGATTCGACAACATAGATCCTGAATATCCGAATATGCCGGAGCTGACTACCGTCAATGTAACGAAGGAAACGCTCGGCAAACGGGGGGCGGATGTATTGTTTTGGCGCATGGCCAACCGTGACCTCCCGGCAGAAACTATTCTAATTCGGGGCGAGGTCTTAATTAGAAACTCCGCGGCAACTCCGCGTATTTATGATCTCCCGCAAGGACAGCCCGCATCCGATCACTAG
- a CDS encoding LacI family DNA-binding transcriptional regulator produces the protein MNVTQKITMQDIADRLGVSKYVVSKALSGKSGVSAATRQRVLLMAGQLGYLTQEEACGASGY, from the coding sequence ATGAATGTGACTCAAAAAATTACGATGCAAGATATAGCCGACCGGCTCGGTGTCTCTAAATATGTTGTGTCCAAAGCGCTTTCCGGGAAGTCGGGAGTGAGCGCAGCAACTCGCCAGCGGGTACTGCTCATGGCGGGCCAGCTGGGCTATTTAACTCAGGAAGAAGCCTGCGGCGCTAGTGGATATTGA